The Culex quinquefasciatus strain JHB chromosome 2, VPISU_Cqui_1.0_pri_paternal, whole genome shotgun sequence genome contains the following window.
ctgtcttagacgcaaagaaaggtgatgagtttggctatttgggaaaaatagtaaagttccaaaaatctagcttaactattgaaaaagtcgtatgaaaacttaaaatggcgttttgaccgtgtctggaccaaagagcctatgtctgaaaatatttttatcggattcctcggaaaatttcacataacatatcaaaaaattggcgatgtcgaaccgtacgtttccgagatatgattttttgaaaaaaactgcgtttttcgacgcgccacgcgcaaaaacgggaaaatgacgaaatcggcaaaatcaacttttccactaaaactgcgataactttaaaatttcagcgatgacctatagatgttatggtaccaaaagttgcgtctctcaattacgaaaattttggtacccagacatgtataggtcatcgctgaaattttaaagttatcgcagttttagtgaaaaagttgatttttgccgatttcgtcattttcccgtttttgcgcgtggcgcgtcgaaaacgcagtttttattttcaaaaatcgtatctccaaaacgtacggttcgacatcgccaattttgatatgttatgtgaaattttcgaaaaaatattttcagacataggctctttggtcgaACACGGTCAAACgccatttttagttttcatacgacttttcaatagttaagctagattttggaactttactatttttcccaaatagccaaactcatcacctttctttgcgtctaagacagctaaaatcggatgaaatggcgcgagatgatttttagaaaaagtggtttttgcgaaaatgacgaaaattgccattttttgaaccaccctagcacgatgtaggccaccctaatggccaaacaaaaaaatacgggtctaattattttggccaaggaacccccagaaaaattttgagcccgatcggagaactttttttttggtttaggctcttttcaaatggaattgctgtatagctatttgaagttagcagtttcaaaaaacgggtgccacgatatctcaacattgcttcgaccaaatcggctcaaaattttggtgaagactcgttaaaacgttcctgtgtgcatgacgaaatccgattttcataaagtttatttaaaaaaagaacacaatatttttctgtttttcatataaaaaatcaccagtttttgatttttgtattttttttaattcaaaatttcaaaatcgggcttcgtcatgcaaacgggatatgtcttgggattcttcactcaaaatttcagccaactTGATCTGtaccatctcgagatatcgtggcacccgtaaatcaactcggtgttcagagaaaacgcccagaaagttagacagattgctttgcgcatggcaaaattctgagcttaaatcgtctctaactcagttaaatcattaaatattttcatgaaactttcaggagtgattgaaattcaacttttaagtggatttaataaattttctgtaaaattaaattttgtgattttctacatgtatgtaaccccttaagtaacgtttttaatgtaaaatttaatatgCTATCAAAATGACATTACAgaaactaacatttgaaaagggcgcaataTTCAATGTCAAGCCTTATTGAAAagttagtattgattaaaaaaatccaaatatttttactagaggtgggcaaaaccgctcttttttagtagccgctcattttctttcgctcattaaaaagagcctttcgctctttttcaaaatatgggtGAAAAAGATATTCTTAAAGAACGTTGTGATTTTTAAACCTATTTCACATtggaaatatataaattttatgaaacaaattaactcaaaacgagaagatgcccttgaaaaccgtAGTCCTTGGCGGTCTCTTTGTCAACATTTCTACTCTAACCTAAACGTTCgaataattgaatggcatccaaactaaAGTCTAGGACTTTGGAGtaattgctattaattttaaaattgcgtttatttctgccgaAATTGGACTTATGCGGATATTTCtattggagaaaatattctgttaactatattctacattctgatttgatCGATAAAGTCTATCACGCTGAAGTTTATTCGGGCAAGAGGCAAAATCTCTAAGTTTCGTAATAATTTACATGTtaagcaatttgaaatgctcaaatttgtattcgggtaatattttaatgtacgatcagtacaatgaaaagtttcgtttagaaaatcatttactattggaataaaaaaaagttgaaaactgaaaatataagcttaaaaactattaaatgattttcaaatattgacaTATTGACATCAATGAGTCTTTCAATATATATTGATGTGAAAGTTGCTACGGGCACCTTCCTAACCtgccgattttttttcctaaagtaCTTGAAAAAGTACACCAAGGGACAATgttgggattattttttttttcagcattgaaatatttgaaattgtattttcaattctcaaaaacaaatttaacactagaatttgctgcaaattcaataaattatatttataacacgtttaaaaattattccagCTTGAAacgattctttcaaaagaccggagtttaaaaaagaaccgcgctTTTTTTTGAGAGCCATAGTTCGTTCACTCTTTTtaatgaaccggctctttgagcggctcgctctttttttttgcccatCTCTAattagcacaaaaaaaaatcagactattttacaaatgtttctttgtctaacattaaaaattgaaccattatttactgagatattgtcattagAAAATAAAGGAATGTTATCCGCTGTATCTCGGAAACTTgatttccgattttcaatgtttcttagaaaACATTTAAGGAAATTTTATGACCTTTAAAAACAATACTTTCAGAAATGTTATTTAAATCATGGGcactattcgaaaaaaaacgaagaactGTAGAAAATCCAATATCAATTGAATCAGTCAAAATAATAGCAAAGTAAATGGAAGTAAaactagacaaaaaaaaatcatcatacacagaaaaaaaatatgtgaattaactcgacacggaaaaaattaatcacatgaaaactcagttgatgtaaacttgagattcgacgtaaacggttgaatcacacgtaaaatcatgtttttacgtataatttgttgcaaatttacataaaattgcatttaaatttaaatgtttaatgacgtgcaaaagtgttacatcataaatgatgtaacatttggaaatattttttgtgtgtagaagCAGAATAAATTCTATTtgaaagcaaaacaaatgaaaaatagataaaaaaaaacaaattaaaagaaaaaaactatgATGGtacaataaagaaaaaaaagttaagtttAAGATTTTGTATGTTTAATCAAAGGCAGCATAAAGGTAAAAATAAGCAAAAggttaaaaatagcaaaattttacaatataaAATTCATACAATATAatctttttttatgattttttggaaattctcaAAAGAAGGGAGAAACTCAATGTATTAAGTTATTCTTTGGTAAAACAGCAACAGGAATCATTTCTTGGGATTTATTTAACCCCACTATTCCCAAAATTCACTATTCTCTTTGAGGAAAGTGCTGCAGCCCGGGCAGacgataataacaaaattcaagccattttaataacaaatactgttaaaataacagaatgtgttgtgaaatcttcttgaaaaaaaaaaaccatttttgcataatagtttagtaacagtttatgttatcacaaCAAGGtctttattggtctgatattgattgaaagcaaaaaccacttggtaataacattttttgctatggaagaatatctccaaatgttactgggatgatcggattagttgttaaaataacaaaaaataataacaaggatttgttcgaagaataacataaaatgttatttgtctgttattacaataacaatccaaaaacaaaaatatcatgaCGGCAAACTACAAAacgtgttataaataacataaaatgttattgtcctattttcaaatatcaaaaaatgttattcgaaagttattaccgtctgctcgggaaaccGGAGTCCGCCGCCGATGATTTGTCCATGATGATGGCGTTGTACTCGGCAACTTTAAAAGTTCTCAGTGGCGCGCAGGCTTGGCAACCGGCTCGCCAACAGTTCGGTAGTAGGAGCTCTTCTATGAATGTTTTTTCATTGCTTCCTCAGTCTCCTTTCCTTATGAATAGAAGCATCACACGCGGggaaaaatatgtcttttcttgTTTCAACGATGCGCCAGAGATGCGCTTTTATTGTGCACTTGCCCCTGCATACTTGCCCCTTGACATGAGATTCTTTATTGCATACTGTATTTTTACTGTGTCGAAAAATTTAACAGTTTCTTTTTTCAGTTCTGTAAAGCATACTTgagatcacttttttttctgcagtCATTGAGCTGATTGAAAAAAGGTTCATCGCTGCGATGAGATTTGCTTAATGAGAAAAGTACTTAGAAATAGCGGAATGTGTACATTACAAAACGATCTCCAGAAACACTCGATGATGAGCGGCGTGTGGCGCTTGACTGAACTCGTTACTCGTGGCAACATTTGCCTTCAAGGCGTTCGATCcgcatgtttttattttttcttttgcaaaATTGTATCCCGACTTTTTTTAATGACTTCAACATTTCACTTGGCGAGTTCGGGTAACGGTGCACAAGGCCCATATGAACCAAACAAGTTTAGTAGTTAAACTAAGCCCAcagaaacaaaataataaaaaaaactcatgtaGCATTTCCGATCTTCCCGAAATTAAGCGTCATTTACTGGGGAGTTAGcttacagcagcagcagcagcagcagcgatgtGTGCGATGAAATTGAGACGATTGATGGAGACCGGTTGAGCCGGTAAAGTACTGTCGTAAAACTGATCTACTCGCTGGAGGAAAGTCGCTATAATGTTAATTGATGTggaaaaatggttttatttacaatttagaaTGATTAgttgaataaacaaaaccaagtcaagtaattattattataattgtGAGTTTCCTTATGTAGCAGTTAAAAAGATTCtgaataaatcaaaattcaatCCAAAAAGTCTtacgaaaaaatcgttttagattctcaaaaagcataaaaacctctaaaatcataaaaatttacatgaatTGAGAGGGCATTTTTTGTCCGTGTTTTTAACTATCAATTAAAGTCAAAATAAGTTTGCATTCCTTttcgtacacggaaaaaaattctaTCGACAAATCAGCGGAGAGATTATCATGATTCgattttgtttgtgtttgacAATGTTTTCGCTACATCGGCCATGTTTTTCGCTTAAACCagcaaatttagaagttttttttgctggttCGGTAAAATTTCAGTGGTTTTGAATCCAGCGAAAATAAGccaattttagcgtgacatactttatggatgacgcagTGAGACGCAGTTAGcaataaaatttttcatttttaaaacaagaaaaataacttttacTGTAGCgaattttgaccactttttaattcaaaagtaagttacttttgtcttcaaagaaatttttttgtgtgtacaattttctctctgagactgcaaaaatcagaaaaaatcatctatttgtagacattttcaaaagcaATGCTTATTGAGAAACTAAAGATCGACAATCAAAGAGACGGAataaatgtgaaattttcttttttttttgttctggtaaaaatgctttcaaaatataaaataaatttataaaatctgttttttgcACCTACAAAAAAACATAGGCGATGTTTTCAGCCGTGTCATAAATCAAAACCTTCTCATAtcgttaaaatttgttttctcaATTATCGCCCAAATTTCTTCACCCGAAAACAAATTGCCCAACACGGTGGCCCGCCCAATTATCGCCAATTTTTGTCACGAACCGACAGTTTGGTGCGCGTTGTTAGTACACATTTCTCTATAACTAGGCAGCAGCAACCAGTCTCCGGCGACATTCCAAGACGACGAGCGATGATCCAATCTGGAGCAAAACAGCATCTCTTTCTCTGTGTGTCGCAGCGCCGCCGTGgggaaaattttcaattaacaTAATCGCCCACTTCCCTTCCGTCCGAGTCCCCACCGCCAGCTGATGCAGTGAGTCAGTGTGACCTTAAGTGGGGTTCGAGGTTGTGGCACACGActttaatcatgattttgttttttttttttttgggaaagagGGTCGTTTTGAAAAAGGTGCGTTTATTTAAAAGTAAATGATACGTTTCTAGGGTTCACAGCAAACTTGTTCCATTTCCCAAAGGCAAAGTAATTAAATTTACCTTTTCGTTCTCTTGCTTCACAGGTTGTGCGAAGATGCGGTTACCGCGCCACTAAAAAGGTTGCTTAACTGCGTCGCGCAGTCGACACATCTACAGAGAAGACTACTACTCCCAACAGAGAGAAACGCCGCGTAACTCATCATGCCGCTGCCGAAGCGCCTCGTCCAGCCGGTGTACGTGGCCCGGTCCGTGTACGTCCGGGAGGAGCTTCCGGCCGAGCTGGAGACGGTCACCAACACGACGCTGACGAACATCGTGCGGCAGTTGTCGTCGCTGTCGAAGCACGCCGAAGATCTGTTCGGGGAGCTGACGCGAGACGCCGGCAATCTGGCCGAACGGGCCAACTCGCTGCAAGCCCGAATCGACCGGCTCGCCATCAAGGTGACGCAGCTGGACAGTACAGTGGAGGAGGTCTCGCTGCAGGACATTCAGTTGAAGAAGGCGTTCAAAAGTGCCACCATGTTCGACCAGCAGATCTTCTCGCGGGCCACGATGCCGACGGCGATGCTGGAGGTGTATCAGGTGAGAGGGTTCCCCTTTGAGATCATGGCACTCGTACTAACTAGATGTTTCTTTTAGGCCTGCGACAAGCCGCCCCCGCTGGACAAGCTCAACTGCTACCGGGACGACGGCAAGGACGGGCTCAAGTTCTACACCGACCCGAACTACTTCTTCGAGCTGTGGCGACAGGAGATGCTGAAGGACACCGAGCGGGTGATGCACGACCGCGGCAAGAAGGTGCACAAGCCGCGCGACGGCGCCGGCGGCGTCGAGGGCGGAGGACGCCAGAAGAAGCGACCGCGGGCACCGCACAATACGCGCGAAAAGCAACGCCAGCGGGCGATCGGCCACGGCGAAACGCTCATGCCGAACAACGTGATCTACCGAACGCCAAATGCGATCGCGCAAGCCAACGAGGAAGCCATCTACAACAGCACCATGGGCGGCAACATCATCTACGACTCGCGGAACTCGATGGCGGCCCGGCCAAACTCGATCGAACTGCGACGAAGTTACCAACCGGAAACGCAGGTCGACGGCGGAGGTTACGCCCCGCCCTCGCCCCACTACCACCAGCAGCAAATGATGCAGGGCGCCAACAgctaccagcaacagcagcagcagcaacaaccaaTCTACGACGAGTACAACGGCCAGCCCATGTACGGTACCGCCAACTCGAGCCAAATGTCCCAGGAAAGCCTGTACGCCCCTGGCACCCCATCCCGGTCGAAATCGCGACCATCGCAGCCTCCGCCGGCGCCTCCCTCAACGGGAAGCGGCGGAGGCACGCCAAACGCATCGAACGCCAACACTCCCACCCGTGGCCGAAGTATGTCGACGGGTCGGGACAATCTGCCACCGCCGCCACCCATACCCGAGGGCATGCAGTCACCGCCGCACCTCCCGAACGGTGGCGTCGCCGCAAAGCTCCTGATCAACCGAAGCAACTCGCGGTCCGGATCGCCCCAGCTCGGGGCCAACGGGCAGCCGGCACTGCCCCAACTGCCGCcccagcaccagcagcagcagcagcccgtCATCGACCAGAACCAAATCGCGCTGGCCCAGCTCAACCAGCAGATCAACAATCTGAACAACCTCAACTTGCAGCTGAACCAGATCTCGATGAATGACCTGCCCCCGCCGCCGCCGATCCCAGAACAGGTGAGTCCCACGTTTATTTGTttccgaaatttaaaaatttcaaaccttCTTCTCAAAAAGTTTCGCAGCTCGATTTGCATTCGCTTTAGCTAGTGAAATGAAGGAAAGTCGAACTAAAGGTACCACACCAAGCTATATTGTGCTGTTACTAATCCACCCCCTTCAGTCGGATTGGAGCCGAAATGTAATGTGATATGGTGTTTAACGGcacgaaaaaaatgatacgcgtTGAAGCGCAATTGGGTGTTAATCGTGTTTGGTAACGAAATGTCAGTTTTAAATTTCCCCACGTTGTCACTAGTAA
Protein-coding sequences here:
- the LOC6031191 gene encoding wiskott-Aldrich syndrome protein family member 3, whose product is MPLPKRLVQPVYVARSVYVREELPAELETVTNTTLTNIVRQLSSLSKHAEDLFGELTRDAGNLAERANSLQARIDRLAIKVTQLDSTVEEVSLQDIQLKKAFKSATMFDQQIFSRATMPTAMLEVYQACDKPPPLDKLNCYRDDGKDGLKFYTDPNYFFELWRQEMLKDTERVMHDRGKKVHKPRDGAGGVEGGGRQKKRPRAPHNTREKQRQRAIGHGETLMPNNVIYRTPNAIAQANEEAIYNSTMGGNIIYDSRNSMAARPNSIELRRSYQPETQVDGGGYAPPSPHYHQQQMMQGANSYQQQQQQQQPIYDEYNGQPMYGTANSSQMSQESLYAPGTPSRSKSRPSQPPPAPPSTGSGGGTPNASNANTPTRGRSMSTGRDNLPPPPPIPEGMQSPPHLPNGGVAAKLLINRSNSRSGSPQLGANGQPALPQLPPQHQQQQQPVIDQNQIALAQLNQQINNLNNLNLQLNQISMNDLPPPPPIPEQLSPKQSPPNVAPPPPPPPPPLLDGPLSPSKPPLANGDVMSGGMPNGNLIMGQMHQLKKIPPQEKIAYEDPRSDLMKAIRDGIKLRKVEQRNDAKENDRTIERLHDVASILARRVAIELSESSDSESDDDSEGWMENETSA